The Pempheris klunzingeri isolate RE-2024b chromosome 15, fPemKlu1.hap1, whole genome shotgun sequence genome contains the following window.
TGGGGCAACCACACAAGCAATGACGCACGTTTGAACAAGTCCAGTTTAAAACATTATCTAAACCACTCTCACCAGAAATGAAAATTCAGGCTAACATTGCAGTGATTGCCCCAAGTGTCCACTCAAAACACCTAGTGGCAGAACTGACTCTTGTCTATTGTGTTTATAGTAGAGGTGCAGGTGAGCAGTTATATAACGCAATGGGCAACTGGACATTAGAGGTGTCTTCCTTTTCACAAGTAGGCCAAGTGGCACAGATAATATAGTTAAACTGGAGACTGGTTTGAACCTGTCTGTGTTGTTGCCTCTTCCATTGTAAAGTTGTGTCTAGTGGTGCTGATGTGTTAATATTCCTGATCTTTGGTTATGGTTGATTCTGACAACTTTTATTTACCAGCTTTATTGTTGAGATATGGGGACACAGCTTCAGACAATGTCTAGACTGTCAATGTCAATCTAATATTGATTTCTGGCAGCTTTTAACAGTACATAATGATTCAGGAAGATGACTCAGAAGCATTCACGGTGCTCAATACGACAGTTAAAGAGTCAATTAAATGACATGAGCccaacatacagtacacagcCTTCAGTGCCACACAGTCAGCTTTTCATTGGACTCAGTCAATCCTTCAACCAATGATGCAGCTGAACCTGAATTACTAACGCCGCCatagaaaaaaaagtattgcCATGCTAGTAGCACATTATTGCGAGACCATCAGAGTATTAACCAAGTAATGAAAAATCCAGCCAGTTCTAAGAAATTCCCTGGTAGGCCACATCTTATATGAGTGACAGGGTTCAGCCACAGGCCACTCTGCACTCGCTAGTCAGGTCCAGGACTCAGGCAGCTTCTTCTACCTCAAAAACCAACCTGCTCTTTCGAAAAACGTACAAGGTAACATAACATGGCCTTGTGGACTCTCAAAAAGGCAATGTACTGTACAACCAGCCTGAATCAAAGCAAATGCAGGccatgtgtgtaaaatgtctcATTAAATATCACTTTTACATGAGGTGGGTTAAACAGCAGAGActctacaaaacaaaaactctggAAGTAAATACCAGCTGGGGGAAATCATAAGGCTATGATTTTGTTGGTTGTTAGAGGTGTTGATTAAAATTGAGTTAATtgttgaggctgcagttttTGATGCTATCAAGCAGATATTCAATTAAGTGTTGTTGAGTTAGTGTTGCTAACAGTTTACTTGTGACCACTGTTCCTCTAAACTGATGCAGATTTCCTGAGTTTGAAGTatgatgtcattatttttgaGACTTTTGCTGTGATCAAGAATGATGCAtaccctgtctgtctctttaaatTCCCCTGGTAATTGACCTCAAATGCTAAAAAACATCTACTAATGTTAGAAAAATGTATTCAACTTATTAAGAGTGTCTGAACTGCTAGTGCTTCCATTACTTGGACTGCAAtttttgtgtgtaatgtaaaaaaaatcaaagcattGGGTGAAGAGATCTGTCACCAACACTGACATAAAGTCCATTAAAGTAATGTTTAATAAACAAAACTACAATCTATAACTTTAAATTAACAATCAACATCAGCTACTCCAATTATGCATCATATATTGGACTGTAGCATGTTTCTCATATTTTTTCTATTGTTATCATTTTGTTGCAAGTAGTTTAATACTATTTGCCAAAATAACCACTACAGCAAGCATACAGTATCTTATACAATGTAAATCATTCGTGGCTGTAGATAAGTAGacataaaagcacattttgaaGATGCCACTGAGATGCTTTCTCTGTTGAGACTATAATAACTCGAGGTCATCTTCAAGGGATACCGGAAGATTTACTTTCAGTCTAAAACAACACACTACAAGCAGTAAAGGCTGAATAGTGTCAATAATTTGAGCTATTCGTGGCAACTACAAAAGcattgtgaatttccccctatgggggatcagtaaagtaaaagtaaaataaagtctATTACGCATCActttaatgtaattttcatGCCAATGTTGTATTCATTACAGGCATGCTGCTATTAGTGATACTCTTGGAAATATTGTGTTTGGTGTCACTTCCTTGTTTATAAAAAATAGATCgaaaattaaatagaaaacaagaacaatttgTCTAAAGTGGCCCCCTTTAAAACAACTATCTGATTCTGAATGCACGAAAGGATTCAACTAACAGGCCAAGTCTAACGGGAAGAgccatgcaaaaaaaaaaaaaaaaaaaaaaagtggtgcaACGGGTAATAATTACACAAGTAAAGACTTACGACTAATGAGAAATGTGTTATTAGACACGAACCAGCCAAAATCTCTTGGCACCACAAAACCTAGTAGTTTCTGTGTCTCGTTGAGCTGAGGTCAAAATGGGGGATAAGTGTTTTAGCCCCTCCTAACAAATGGAAGTTGCATACGCTTGTCTTGAGCACCCCCACCTCCGGCCTGCCCGTTTGGAGAAAAGTTTATAGGCACAAACAGCCGCACATCGTCCCCTACCTGGggttaaaacacacagacagtgtgggCTATCAGCAGCATGTGTTTTCATGGCTCATCTGCGGGGTAAAACCCTGCCCTGTCGGATGTTTAAAAGGACATAAAAACCTGTTGCCTGCCCTCTCGTCGAGCAGGAGAATGGGCCAGTGATGAACACAAAGACTCGGCCCAGCAAAGTTTCAGTTGAGTGGCCAAAACGCGACAAAACAGGGATAAATGTCGAAAATACCTTTGCGGAAATGTTCTTAATGCATTTTAAAGTGTGCGTGGCGGAGTAAAAGACGCTTTAGCTGCATTCTTGGTTGTTTGCGGTTGGtggatgagatggaggagaaggaggtggtggtggaggaggaggtggaggaggaggaggggggggggggggggtaaaaaaaaataatacccCCCGATCAACACTTCAAACTAGGATTTTACTATCATCGCTCCATTTTATGCTTCACACATTGCGATTACAGCGACCTAAGCTATCTCGACGAAGCCCTAACATCTTGATAACATGTGGGAGAGATTAGCATTGGAGCCACAGCCGTGAATGTTGTGCGCTAGCTAAGACAAATCAACAACGTCCGTATAACGTTTCACGGCTGATGTTCATGCATTTGCGCCTAGAAAACCTCCACATTAGTGCCGCAGACAGATAAACCCCGGGGGGAGACAACTCGATCTGGCAATATGCTAATGTGCCGTACGGTTATAGCCCACTGAAGTGAACAAAGAAGTCTTTTCCACCACACATTAGCTTGTAATACTCCGTAGTAACACTGCAGGCAGGCTCAGGCCGAGAACACCGAGACCCCGCTTTTCCCGGCTGAGACTCTCGCTACAACTTGAACGATGCTCTTTAAAACTTGATCATTACTCCGGTAACAACGCGCCGGAAAACTTCTGTTTGCCGCGCATATGCTTGATATGAAGGCGTattggtgcgtgtgtgtgtgtgtacctggatTCAGTTATGTGGCATCCAGCGGGGAGAAATGTACggctggagagaaaaacaaagttagGGATAGGATCCTTCCCCCGTGGTCCGGACTCTGGGCTTGGTGAAAATGAGGAAAGGCGATGTGAAGCGCTCCTCCGCCGCCGCTGCCTCGTCTCGTTTTAGTCTTCGTCACGAAACTGAAAAGACGTCTCTACCGTAAACCATAACTCTTGTGTAGACCCCGTGTTCTTATTGTACGAGAAATTGTAGGCATTTCATTTTCCAAGTAGACATTTTAACAGCCTCCACATTGTCGGTTCACCCGGAGTATCCCTCCGCAGCACAGCCTACGGGAGGACATGAACGTAGAGACATCAGCGGGGTCCACTCCGGACTAAAACGAAGAAACCAAGGGACGCGGGTTTGGACAGTCCGTGTACTAGCGCGGAAATTATCTTAAACGCCAAAAAATGTCACTCTTGTGTAGCTGCGAACGAGGCACGAAATGATCGGGGTGACGATCCGCGGGGTCTATATGGAGTGGCGGATGAGGACAGCGGAGAGCCCAACAGAGcggagcagcagaggatggaATGATAATATCAGAGGGAGGACCAATAGGAAACGAGTAtcatttgattgacaggtggGACGACCAAATATATTCCACCATCAACCTCAGGGGCTGTCTCATTTGGCCTGCGGGCTGTTAGCACTTTAATTTCCTCTCTGACAGTGCCTgagatataatatatatatataaaaatatatatatgtatatatgtgggGGATAAGATCATAAGAAAGTTTTTATTAGGATGGATTATGTTCGGCCATGTAGTCTAAATTCAtggacaaacacagcagattaTGGGGTGACCTTGCTATCAATAAATGCTCCATTACAATGGCAGACACATGATAATATGTACAATTTTGTAATAGTAATTGCAATGCTATTTTTGCCACATAGTGTTAGTTTAGTGTTTATGGTGGGAGAAACATATGCAGCTTGAAAATGCTATGATTATAACGATATTCTATGTATAATAATGTTTGCAATTATATCATGCAATTAGATATTTTGCAGTTTTAACTATCATGATGTATTCACTATGCCCTTTTTCTCTAATCGTTCTATTTCAGAAATAAtatgaacacatttctgaaataTATTTGCAGCCTTCAAAGTGGCCTTTATATGTGATAATATTTGAAATCTTACAATATTTCATTATGTATTCACAATGAATCCAATAGTTTTAGCTTAGCggcacaaaaaaaatgtgtgttcgAAAATGCTCTAGCATGTTGAGTTTAACTTATGTGAATGTAgagtgtgtttttctcaatgcgagtcaagagaaagaaagaaggaaagaggcagagagggaataATGGTACAGCTACTTTGTGTTGTAGAATCAAAAGAATTTACAACATGAATCAGCATCTAACTCACTGAAAgaggctgctgtttttcttgagCTGTACCTTGGTGGTTATGTAAACAAGACTGCAGttaatgtgagtgtttgtttttgagacTTTCTAACGAAAAACCTCAACTGGTTTGAAGGGAAAAAACCTAAATAACATCTGTGCTGGCCTTTACGAGAAAACTCAGCCATCCACTTTGTGGTTCAcaaacatgcactcacacagacacacacatgctcagcaTGCATTGCACACATGCAGCTGAAGCACAAAGCTGTATGTCATTAACAGTGGGACTAAAGTCTGGTGATCACGTTGTCCTTTTTGAGCtacataaatgtataaaaatgcaCCACAGAATTGCGCTGTTAGAGACAGATGCAGTTAATTAAGGCAGCAAGGGTTCAACTCAGCTCTCTATTTCTTCAACGGGAGCATCCAGTCAGTGTGAGCGGATCAACCTCATTATGACAAAACTGATCTCATGTCACAGATTCACTTGTGAAGCTCCTTCAGTACACCTGGGGGAAGAAGGCACGAGTATTCGCCGTGGAAGTGATCATATCGCATCTCcacacaaaacatcaaacaatGTTTGGTTTGCTGCCTTTTAAAAAGTAGGGCGAGCGGCATGGAGGCAAAACAACATCAAGGTTGTACGGTAAGGTGCAAGACACAGAAAAATCTATATTTAGAGTGGAACTCCATTTTCCTAACCTCCAAGAGTGTGCCCTCCCTTCCACCCACTCTTTCCTGGGCCCTCTTCTTTTATATGAGCACTATAGCTTTGTAAATGGGTTACCCCCATGCAGCCACCCACGCATCAGGTACAGTATGAAAACCTGGGGCATCCTGTTATGACTTctggtttcctgtttcctgtaaAAAATACagccccctctctctttctctctctctcagacacacacacacacacacacacacacactcgtgtaCTGCTTTGCTCATCATTCACCAAACAGGTCTGGGATCAGCTGATAACACCCCACTCAAAATATACTAGATTGAGTGTTTGTACTTACAATCCTGGCTTAGGCATTTGCAAATGTAcccaaaatataaatatcataCTGCCAGTTGGattcagcaaaacaaacagtgatgtgCTTTCTCCTTTTAAATGATTCCCCACAAGATCCAATATTTCAGGGTGTTTTTGACTAGGTAGCACAGACAGTGACATTGTTGTGGTCAGAGGTCCGTCCTGTGAAAACGTACAAAGCTGCAGCATTGTGACAAAGTCATTATTCTGTAAGGTGACAAGAACAGCTGTTTTCCCCCCATTCTTCACaacacatcatttgtttttattccttgTATACATATCCTCATTTCACATGCCATGGAAGGAAGATGCACAAGTGTCAGGGGACCACTGAAACAGCAATAACAGTGGCGTGTGTGCTCGGGTGTGAGCTGTAGGCCCCCCGtttgacaaaaatatgaaaataagacTGTTTGTGACTCACAGCATGCTGATACTGCACACCTCCTGCCAAGATACCTGAGCATCTCTCACAACAGGGGTCAGCCACATCACTCTTAATGAGCAGAAACCTTCCTGTGGTGGCTCTAGCCCGCCATGCTGAATGCTCGCTGACGGTGTGCATGGTTAATTGTCTTGGCACAAAGTCATAGCCCCGCTTTCCCCCTTTGATGCCGTGGCTTCTGTTGGTGCTCAAACAGAATTTTAACATACTCGTTTAGTGTATTCTTCATACGTATGGTTAATTTCATCagttgtcatcttttttttcatatgtaACGCTAAAAGCAGCAGTGTTCAGTATTTCTTCTGTCCAATGCGGCGTTTACACTCTACAGACCACTCACTctttttctcgtctttttttACAAGATAAAGCACAATACCATCctgttctttttcctcattttcagcTCATCATCCCCTCCCCCTTTCTTGCAGATTTGAATTCATTAGCAATCAAAGAGCCACTGACAAACGCCCAATCTTAATTACcctctcatttgcatatttgcatattaatGACTgcagacttttctgtttttctgccgCAGCAGTTCCCCCTCCCGTCAACACCGTGCAGACTTAGCCTCCACACATGCTGCAACACTACGTCTTCCTCTGAGCTCAAGGCCTCACACTTTCAGGCTGAAGTTGACAGACATTCAAGGGAAGACATTTCATTATCCCTCCAGACAAGAGCCAAACAGATGAATCATTGTGCTTGTAATTCAAATGGAGGACTAATGTGTTTCAGCAGGGCTTTAATTCAGTGTCCTGCCCTTGCCTTCATTTGGTATAAGCACGAGTGAACTTAGTCACAGTAATGTATACACaatataccacacacacacacaaacacatacatcaaTCATACTTAGGTATTTCTCTCTGGGAGTGTACTTTAGTTAGTAATTGTACCAGAATTCCTAAGTGCTATCCACCTGATATGCTTCCCCCTTCTGGTGAAATGGGTGTAACAGTGTGAAAGTGAAGCCAGATTCTGGCAAATGAAGAcatcatgttagcatgttacAATACATACAATTTATTGACAATGAGGACAAAACGTTCACTGCTTTTAccataaaaaacatcaatagCTTTAAACTGTTACTTTAGGGAGGAagtaaacaaacagaacaaaacgaAGGAGCCAAATGCCCAAATGGTAGATCGCTGTCCCGATGTTTACAGCAAACTAATAGAAATAAGTTTCtgctgagactgctcagtgagCCATGATGCAGCTTTTCCAGAAATAAATGCAGTCTTGTTACAGTAGGTACTGTCCAGGGAGTAATTTCCTCTGCCCCAGTGTAGTGAATCTGAGGCGGATGGGGCCAGTGCAAGCTGAGGATGCTGCTTTTAATTAATAACCCCAACATACAGAGGGAGCGGAGGGTGAATTTAAGGTTGTAAccgtttttatttttggcttcGACATGAGGGTCATGCTGAAATGTTCCAAACATTGTGCTTCACCTCAAAACATGTCACCATTTGTAGAAATCaattgaaatgcaaaaaaaaaaaaaattcctagACATAATTTCTTGctatcacagacacacataaccCGACCTGCTTCgtaaaataaacatattctaACATTTCTCAATGTGCCTgcataaaacatacaaattcATATATGTATCAGCCTGTACAAATGTACAGATGCTTAGCCATGATTGTAATAACTGGGATTGACACACTCGTGCTGTAAGCAGcagaacaagaaaaacagaaaagcagaactgaaaaagaaagcgtgttattttatgcattttaattttcttttaaggGGAACCTTTTTTACAGTATGAATACGTTGTACGACTGTAGGATAGTGGGTGAAGCTGAACAAAAGCCTAATGGCAATCATGAGCCAAACAAGGAAAAATAGTGCAGCGGTAACTAACACCAAGCATGGTTGTGATAGCGGTGACAAATTCAAATCCAAAGGGGAGCATTAATTATAGCATTCCAATCTAGCAGCGGTAGGTTTGTTAGTCTTCAAATAAGGAATTTACAGGCCCAAAATTCTGAATTGAATTTAACACAAATTAGTGAAGTGTGATGTTCTCTGTGTTGCCAACAAACATTGagagaaattacattttaattgatttaaggGGACATTTTTAATGGATAAAAGAATGCCTGTGCGACAACTTTCCACACAAAGGATGTAAACTGTGCACACGGTGTCTTTACTAGCATGTTATCAACTGGCTTACATGTCAGTCGAGCTCATGTGGCAGATGGAGACTTCAGAGGTTCACCTGAGGGAGAATGAGGCAAACATGGAGTGTATGTGGGAGTGAGGTTTTAGGCAGCAGCTTCTCCATGTTTTTACATATGCATACTGTGTGCGCGAGTGcgttgagtgtgtgttcagtctgcAGGGCGCGTGGGAGTTCTAGGTTGGTTCAGCCCCATGGTTTTACAAAGCCAGCCAGCAAAGTCTACCTCCTCCGCCTCAGACCGCTTGATAAACGTATGGttctgcaacaaaacaaacacaatcacatacAAATAAGGTACTGGATATTAAAAAGCCAATAATTTAAAAGGAATAGCTGCTGTTGACTCTGACTTTACATGTCtatgaatataaaacatcaaaatataacTGAGTTTAACCCCAGTGCTGGCTTCTATAAAATAATTACTTTGGGATCTAGACCTTCGACCTGTCAGGTATTGCACATGCTTCCACTGCCAATGGGCCCAAAGAGAAAAGTAggtgtttcatttcaaactgaagcTGCAGTCTAAATGTGGGCACTCACCATCAACATTTTCAAGTCGGCCCTGTCTGCAGGATTTTTGATGAGACTGAAAATGGAGAGAGGAATCTTTCAGAGAAAGCATTTCATCCATCAAGTTGGTCACAAAACATTGGATCAGATCATTTGTGATGGCTAAGTACACACTcaaaaacgtgtgtgtgtgaaaaaaaagcaatgtcTGAGCAATGTTTTCAGGCTAATGTGTTATCTCACCACTTTGTCACAAAGTCCTGGAAATCAGAAGTGAAGACCCCATGTGGCAGTTTAGGAGGGGGCTGAAATACACAAGAAATTCGAATGAACATCTGATCATATCATAAACAGCAGAGAAGGGTCTGAGAGTAAATACTTCTTTGATTCTTACCTCATTTACTATGTAGTCTAGAAGTTCAAAGATGGCCATTACAGGGCCATGACCTGGAAAAGGAGCCAAGGGAATGGGTTTTACATTTAGCATTTCAAGCAGCAATATTATGCAAGAACACACTCATTTTGTCAGCCTAAAATACGCTGGAGAGCTGCAACAGAATTCTGATTACAATACTGACTGAGCATATACGACTCTTATTCTGCCATCATTATAGATTTCAATGCAAGTGAAAAGCTTTCTACCAACAAGAGCTGATCAATTCAAACATAATGTCCACAAGTGAGAAGTCAGAGGAAACTTGAGTCACAAACACTAAACTCTCCCTTGATGCCTTCAGCAATAACAGACTGGCCAGGTTGGTGTAGCTTGGTGTGCAATAACATCGGGTTGAATTATTTCTCATGCTGCCTTGATGCAAAGTTGCAAGCTGCTGCTTAAAACAACTATCTGACAAACTAGTGACACTGAGTGTGTTGCTCACCGCTGACAGGTCGACCCGGTGGTCTGGGTCTGGGTGAGGTGCTATGCTTCTCTCCCTCGCGATCGTCCAAGATGGGACGTCCAAATATGGCCTCCAGTTCTTTAGCATCTGGAGGGGGGATGGGGAAGCGTCCGATTGACAGCTCTACAAGGGACAATCCCATACTCCACACATCTGACTGCACAGAGTAGTGGGTTCCCTGCAGTCTCTCAGGCTACACAGCAAATATGAATACACAACAAAGTAAACAATTAACATCACATCCAAAAGTATAAAGAACTGTCAGTGTATTAGGCCATTCATGAAAGTTTACATTAGAAGATTTTAAAGACATATGAGTAgccacaacaaacaaacaagttagACACAGATGCGACAGATCAGAGTCATGTGAAGGAATCTCTTCAGGACATATTTCAGAGAGGACCAACATACCGACATATAGGATCTTGTCCCAACAAAGGAATTGGCCATAGAGTCTATGAGTTGCCCGCTTACACCGAAGTCACACAACTTGATCTCCCCTCGTGAGTTAACCAGTATGTTTGAAGGCTTCACATCTGTGGGTAAACAGGATATGTTCTGAAAGCTCTACTGGACAGGACATTTCTAAAAATATGCAGTCAAAGGGGACTATCTTTACCAAACCATTGTACTGACTGAAACCctaatatttacatatttacattttttatcatctttggCATGTAACCACTTGTATGAGCAAGGTCATTTATGTTTTAACAAAATACAATGCACCTTGTTATTGTGCCTTATGTCTTACAGATGAAAGTCCATGACAGTAATATAAGGATCAGTAATTAAATCCATGGAAAAATGATCATACCTCTATGCatgatttggtgtttttctcttAGGTAGGCAAGGCCTCTCAACACCTTTTTcaaaaagaaagggaagaaataGCACAAGTCAATAATCGTGAAAATAACAGTAAGAACGAAACGAACCAAACCTGCCCAGGTGGTCCAGGTGTGTGCTTATTAAGGGTATTAAGGGTTGTGTATATTACGATTTATTTTGAGTTCAACACTGTAACCTGAAAGAGCTGAGTTATGACTACAAAAGAGCTCAATTTTTAAGCCTTGgttaaattattttatctaAACAGAAGAATTAAACCTTACCATTGTTTTATTAATGTGAATAATAGAAGATAATCATACACTTACAGCAATGCTGACTTTTCCCAGAATCTCTTCAGGGACCCTCCTCGCTTCTTTCAGCACCTGGTCCAGAGATCCACCATCCTGCACAATGAAGTGAGATAACAAAGGATACAACAGGCCATTATACTGGTTGCTAAAGGTGCATCCTGTGTAAAATGGACTTTCAGAGGATCACATCTTTCCTAGCATTTTCATGAGCACTGAGGAAATTTACTAAAAACTGAAACAGGAGCTCTTAAGCAGTGGGATTTTTCAAGAAAATGTCTGGTACAGTACTGAATAAATTCATGCCATGATTACCACgctaaatttacattttaacatgacGTCACACTCCAGACAATTAAAATCTACTTGAAATGATTGGTCCAAACTGACATACAAGTGAGGTAGAAGGCATCCCACAGAAGATTAGTATTTAGCATTTGAACTGTGTATTGATTGTGTTCAACAGTAACCTTCTTTacctttgaaaaacaaaactgaacatgGTGCTGACAATACACGTGGAAAAGCCATGGGCAATCCAGTATCTTATCCTCAATTCAATGTCATGATCCTTAAAATAGGCAAAAAAGGAAACCAGGACTGTAGCTGAGCTAAAGGCTTTCTGTGCCTGACCTTCTGCATGGGTATACAACATAAAAAGGTGCAAAGGGGCAAAAGGAGATAGTTTTCCCATGGAGATAGATTGGTATTGATTATAAATACCCTTGATACCATAAgcagccccacacacacacactccagttcTCTCACCATGTGCTCCATGCAGATGCTGATCTCTCCATCATTGTAAAAAGCTCCATAGAAGCCCACAATGTAGGGAGAGTTACACTCATGCAGCACCTGAAGCTCTCGGATGATCTGGTTTCTGATAGCAGGTTTAATTTCAAGATGGATGAGCTgaacggggaaaaaaaaaagttatattgAACTTATTTTATGGTATGACCACTTAGTCCAGGATAAATATATGATTATCAGGTTCAGTAGAATTTTTTTGTGCACCGTTTGATCATATTCACATCATTACTGCAATAGTGTATTTGTAATTCACCTTTCTGGCCATGATTATTCCTGAAGGTTTGTGGCATTCCTTATTGACGACACCGCCATTGCCTGCGCCCAACTCACAGACACGATGGAAGTCATCGTCTCTCAACTCGCCCACCTTGGCCTTCTGGGTGAGGAAAGCTTCCAACCTTTTCTTCTGTTGTTCATCCAGGTCCAGCTCTTCCAATATTCTTTTAAGTGCCTCTATATTAGCCCTGAGCAAATGGATACACAACAGGAACAAAATCTCTTTCCAATCACACAAATGACATAATTCCTGTTTATACAATACAAGTACTATAGTAGAATAATCAGTGTGGTTAGTAGAACAACTTACTCAGAGGCACCATCACTGTTGGTGGAGGTGGATAACCCATCGCCTGTTGGTGCAATGTTTAGGGGCACTGGTCTCTTTTTAGGAGCCATGGTCACTTTAACTGGGCTTAAATGACACTTTTCTACGACCTGCAAATGATTTACTAAGCTTACCTCCCTCTACGTAGAGGTTTCCGACTAGGAAATGACTAATAGGGTAAACAAATGCGGCTTGTGATGAGCATGAAGTTTCCCTTCCTGTGCAAACGTTTGGAGGTTTAATAGCAAACAGGTATTATCCTGTATGTGCTAACTGGATTAGCTAACGTGTCCTGCCGCTTAGAAAGGACACTAAACGTTATTCTGGGTAAATATGACCAAACTAAAGCATCGGCTCAACCCCTGACTCTGCTGAAATCATCCACAATGAGCAAAATTATTACAGAGAGTGGAGCAATatgaagctaacgttagctagttgGCTAACACTTAGTTAGGGATAGTAAGGCTACCTTAGATGACAAGAGTCTCGGTAGTAAAACTGGTTTGCACGATA
Protein-coding sequences here:
- the map2k2b gene encoding dual specificity mitogen-activated protein kinase kinase 2b — protein: MAPKKRPVPLNIAPTGDGLSTSTNSDGASEANIEALKRILEELDLDEQQKKRLEAFLTQKAKVGELRDDDFHRVCELGAGNGGVVNKECHKPSGIIMARKLIHLEIKPAIRNQIIRELQVLHECNSPYIVGFYGAFYNDGEISICMEHMDGGSLDQVLKEARRVPEEILGKVSIAVLRGLAYLREKHQIMHRDVKPSNILVNSRGEIKLCDFGVSGQLIDSMANSFVGTRSYMSPERLQGTHYSVQSDVWSMGLSLVELSIGRFPIPPPDAKELEAIFGRPILDDREGEKHSTSPRPRPPGRPVSGHGPVMAIFELLDYIVNEPPPKLPHGVFTSDFQDFVTKCLIKNPADRADLKMLMNHTFIKRSEAEEVDFAGWLCKTMGLNQPRTPTRPAD